In a single window of the Micromonospora inositola genome:
- a CDS encoding dihydrolipoamide acetyltransferase family protein, translating to MSVVERTQVFLLPDLGEGLSEAEIVEWRVAVGDVVTVDQSVVEVETAKAVVDVPCPYAGRVVALHGAAGEVRPVGQPLITIAPLDGAGDEPAGHATYREEERAGSGNVLIGYGTGHGGSGRRRRRPRLALAPEPTAAAPAPAGATNAAGSTGPATPTGPAASTGPAASPKADGAADLTASSGSSAGASPGAALVISPIVRRLARERGVDLATVHGTGPGGVIRRADVEAAVAAPATRPASVPDQPAPAAHVGLPPAGEQDVVIPLTGIRKAIADKLSRSRREIPEVTIWVDVDATALLATRAAINAATPDAPVSILALLARICLSGLRKYPQLNAHVDTEGQRIVQSAGVHLGIAAQTDRGLLVPVLRDAQRLTTRELAAELAATTAAARAGTLPPARLTGGTFTLNNYGVFGVDGSTPIINHPEAALLGVGRIVDKPWVVDGQLAVRKVTQLSLTFDHRVCDGGVAGGFLRHVADCVEQPALLVANV from the coding sequence ATGAGCGTCGTCGAGCGGACGCAGGTCTTCCTCCTGCCCGATCTGGGCGAGGGGCTGAGCGAGGCGGAGATCGTCGAGTGGCGGGTCGCCGTCGGCGACGTGGTGACGGTGGACCAGAGCGTGGTCGAGGTGGAGACCGCCAAGGCGGTCGTGGATGTGCCCTGCCCGTACGCCGGTCGGGTCGTCGCGCTGCACGGCGCGGCGGGTGAGGTACGCCCCGTCGGCCAGCCGCTCATCACCATCGCGCCGCTGGACGGCGCCGGCGACGAGCCCGCCGGGCACGCCACCTACCGCGAGGAGGAGCGCGCCGGCTCCGGCAACGTGCTGATCGGGTACGGCACCGGCCACGGCGGCTCCGGCCGGCGCCGCCGCCGGCCCCGGCTGGCGCTGGCCCCCGAGCCGACGGCCGCGGCGCCAGCCCCCGCCGGGGCGACCAACGCGGCGGGTTCGACCGGCCCGGCAACTCCGACCGGCCCGGCAGCCTCGACCGGCCCGGCCGCCTCGCCGAAGGCGGACGGTGCGGCCGACCTGACCGCGTCCAGTGGTTCCTCCGCCGGCGCGTCCCCGGGGGCCGCCCTGGTCATCTCGCCGATCGTCCGGCGGCTGGCCCGGGAGCGCGGCGTGGACCTGGCGACGGTGCATGGCACCGGACCGGGCGGCGTGATCCGCCGGGCCGACGTGGAGGCCGCGGTGGCCGCCCCGGCCACCCGGCCGGCCTCCGTCCCGGACCAGCCGGCCCCGGCCGCGCACGTCGGGCTCCCCCCGGCCGGCGAGCAGGACGTCGTCATCCCGCTGACCGGCATCCGCAAGGCCATCGCCGACAAGCTCTCCCGCAGCCGGCGGGAGATCCCCGAGGTGACCATCTGGGTCGACGTGGACGCCACCGCGTTGCTGGCCACCCGCGCCGCCATCAACGCGGCCACCCCGGACGCCCCGGTCAGCATCCTGGCCCTGCTGGCCCGGATCTGCCTCAGCGGGCTGCGGAAGTACCCGCAGCTCAACGCCCACGTCGACACCGAGGGCCAGCGGATCGTCCAGTCCGCCGGGGTGCACCTGGGCATCGCCGCGCAGACCGACCGGGGCCTGCTGGTCCCGGTGCTGCGCGACGCCCAGCGGCTGACCACCCGGGAGCTGGCCGCCGAGCTGGCCGCCACCACCGCCGCCGCCCGCGCCGGCACGCTGCCCCCGGCGCGGCTCACCGGCGGCACCTTCACCCTCAACAACTACGGGGTGTTCGGGGTGGACGGTTCCACGCCGATCATCAACCACCCGGAGGCGGCGCTGCTCGGCGTCGGCCGGATCGTGGACAAGCCCTGGGTGGTCGACGGGCAGCTCGCGGTCCGCAAGGTCACGCAGCTCAGCCTCACCTTCGACCACCGGGTCTGCGACGGCGGGGTGGCCGGCGGCTTCCTGCGGCACGTCGCGGACTGCGTCGAGCAGCCCGCGCTGCTGGTCGCGAACGTCTGA
- a CDS encoding right-handed parallel beta-helix repeat-containing protein, with protein MPYQELQPTLRNRRPAVAGAPLWCDAREYGLTGDGVTNDQPALAALVDRLGDGYAADGRARVIYCPPGIYSVRDAGTVWRSGVSLIGAGPAATRFLLSNEGNRADPTPLAFWTTVQHGANRDRNIADCTFADFEIDGSGVAMAEYNYLAKGLGLQYVVRGVFRNLYIHHTAATGLGCDFLQDSTVDGVVVVGCGRLDNGEEMGGAGIGVGIGGWGTVERLTIANCTALGNGTNGIFLELQKDYWPPPRGYRIIGCHSQGNRFGISDWGADGLIVTACTITGNLEAGYDVSANGTAGVAGRGGLLTDCVIDGNLADGVSMGNTPGPYTVRGNRITGNGRHGYHEHNLGRGYQDPALDVVIESNEFWGNGLDAIRVDRPMTDTVLLNNRIRNNGRQCAGAYTGGGETVRYGDTKLVDRSADWPHDGHRGKVLRVGRRIAVVAANTGTELSLAPVRPDACTAWSGDTPLPGTPYELPAAPEARAGIAINAPCDSATIRGNRVWDNHDVRTQTHGLWITDRGSWVDCRVEDNDFAGNGAAATRLDTPPLGGRWDRNHGDEDWD; from the coding sequence GTGCCGTACCAGGAACTGCAGCCCACCCTGCGGAACCGCCGCCCGGCCGTCGCCGGCGCGCCGCTCTGGTGCGACGCCCGCGAGTACGGCCTGACCGGCGACGGGGTGACCAACGACCAGCCGGCGCTGGCCGCGCTGGTGGACCGGCTCGGCGACGGCTACGCCGCCGACGGGCGGGCGCGGGTGATCTACTGCCCGCCGGGGATCTACTCCGTCCGCGACGCCGGGACCGTCTGGCGCAGCGGGGTGTCGCTGATCGGCGCCGGCCCGGCGGCGACGCGGTTCCTGCTGAGCAACGAGGGCAACCGGGCCGACCCGACGCCGCTGGCCTTCTGGACCACCGTGCAGCACGGCGCGAACCGGGACCGGAACATCGCCGACTGCACCTTCGCCGACTTCGAGATCGACGGTTCGGGGGTGGCGATGGCCGAGTACAACTACCTGGCCAAGGGGCTGGGCCTGCAGTACGTGGTCCGGGGGGTGTTCCGCAACCTGTACATCCACCACACCGCCGCCACCGGGCTGGGCTGCGACTTCCTCCAGGACAGCACCGTCGACGGGGTGGTGGTGGTCGGCTGCGGCCGGCTGGACAACGGGGAGGAGATGGGGGGCGCCGGCATCGGCGTCGGCATCGGCGGCTGGGGGACGGTCGAGCGGCTCACCATTGCCAACTGCACCGCCCTCGGCAACGGCACCAACGGCATCTTCCTGGAACTGCAGAAGGACTACTGGCCACCGCCGCGCGGCTACCGGATCATCGGCTGCCACAGCCAGGGCAACCGGTTCGGCATCTCCGACTGGGGGGCCGACGGCCTGATCGTCACGGCCTGCACGATCACCGGCAACCTGGAGGCCGGCTACGACGTCTCGGCCAACGGCACCGCCGGGGTGGCCGGCCGGGGCGGGCTGCTGACCGACTGCGTGATCGACGGCAACCTGGCCGACGGCGTCAGCATGGGCAACACGCCCGGCCCCTACACCGTGCGGGGCAACCGGATCACCGGCAACGGGCGGCACGGCTATCACGAGCACAACCTCGGCCGCGGCTACCAGGACCCGGCGTTGGACGTGGTGATCGAGAGCAACGAGTTCTGGGGCAACGGCCTGGACGCGATCCGGGTCGACCGCCCCATGACCGACACCGTGCTGCTCAACAACCGCATCCGCAACAACGGCCGACAGTGCGCCGGGGCGTACACGGGCGGCGGTGAGACCGTCCGCTACGGCGACACGAAGCTGGTCGACCGGTCGGCGGACTGGCCGCACGACGGCCACCGGGGCAAGGTGCTCCGGGTCGGCAGGCGCATCGCGGTGGTGGCCGCGAACACCGGCACCGAACTCTCCCTCGCCCCGGTACGCCCCGACGCCTGCACCGCGTGGAGCGGCGACACCCCGCTGCCCGGCACCCCGTACGAGCTGCCGGCCGCGCCGGAGGCCCGGGCCGGCATCGCCATCAACGCGCCGTGCGACTCGGCGACCATCCGGGGGAACCGGGTCTGGGACAACCACGATGTGCGGACGCAGACCCACGGGCTGTGGATCACGGACCGGGGCAGTTGGGTGGACTGCCGGGTGGAGGACAACGACTTCGCCGGTAACGGCGCGGCCGCCACCCGCCTGGACACCCCGCCGCTCGGCGGGCGGTGGGACCGCAACCACGGCGACGAGGACTGGGACTGA
- a CDS encoding L,D-transpeptidase: MHVRRRLRLFAVTIAVTPLVIGGCTAGQREAAKPGHGKKAGPSVTVTPADRTKDVPISAEVGAKVANGKITAVRLTDDKGVQVPAEPREDGSSWVPTKPLRNSRTYTAEVTAAGGSGRTTTQKTTFTTMAKSTKPAITTELYFTGNQTYGTALPLTVAFDPPIPKEARADVQRRLFVKTDPPQPGTWSWVADGKQVEYRAPDFWKPGTKISVRSALQGLPIGKNAIGDADRSATSKIGRQVSLDIDNATKQMSVYQDGKLLRKIPVSMGKSSTPTSSGKMVIMEKFDRTTFDTRGDPNGGYVVDVDDAQRLTWGGEFIHSAPWSEGEQGSINVSHGCTNVSATAAHWLMGITQVGDLVTIKGTEVKLDQGNGWTAWNVSWDDFAKGSALPVPAGLKPTPSSTPHPGAVAGGSAPAPAPSASGG; this comes from the coding sequence ATGCACGTGAGGCGGCGATTGAGACTGTTCGCAGTAACCATCGCAGTCACGCCGTTGGTGATCGGTGGCTGCACCGCCGGTCAGCGGGAGGCGGCGAAGCCGGGGCACGGGAAGAAGGCCGGCCCTTCGGTGACCGTGACACCGGCGGACCGGACCAAGGACGTGCCGATCAGCGCCGAGGTGGGCGCGAAGGTCGCGAACGGGAAGATCACCGCGGTGCGGCTCACGGACGACAAGGGTGTGCAGGTGCCGGCCGAACCGCGGGAGGACGGGTCCAGCTGGGTGCCCACCAAGCCGTTGAGGAATTCGCGGACGTACACCGCGGAGGTGACCGCGGCCGGCGGTTCCGGACGTACCACCACGCAGAAGACGACGTTCACCACGATGGCGAAATCGACCAAGCCGGCCATCACCACCGAGCTCTATTTCACCGGTAATCAGACGTACGGGACGGCTCTGCCGTTAACCGTCGCGTTCGATCCGCCAATTCCCAAAGAGGCCCGGGCGGACGTGCAACGGCGATTGTTCGTGAAGACCGATCCGCCGCAGCCGGGCACCTGGTCGTGGGTGGCGGACGGCAAGCAGGTCGAATACCGGGCACCTGATTTCTGGAAGCCCGGCACGAAGATCAGCGTGCGGAGCGCGCTGCAGGGGCTGCCGATCGGCAAGAACGCCATCGGCGACGCCGATCGCAGCGCGACCTCGAAGATCGGCCGGCAGGTCTCGCTCGACATCGACAACGCCACCAAGCAGATGTCGGTCTACCAGGACGGCAAGCTGCTCCGCAAGATCCCGGTGAGCATGGGCAAGTCGAGCACCCCGACCTCCAGCGGCAAGATGGTGATCATGGAGAAGTTCGATCGGACCACCTTCGACACCCGGGGCGACCCGAACGGCGGCTACGTGGTCGACGTTGACGACGCGCAGCGCCTCACCTGGGGCGGCGAGTTCATCCACTCCGCCCCGTGGTCGGAGGGGGAGCAGGGCAGCATCAACGTCTCGCACGGCTGCACCAACGTCTCTGCCACGGCAGCGCACTGGCTGATGGGGATCACGCAGGTCGGCGACCTGGTGACGATCAAGGGCACCGAGGTGAAGTTGGACCAGGGCAACGGCTGGACCGCCTGGAACGTCAGCTGGGACGACTTCGCCAAGGGCAGCGCCCTGCCCGTCCCGGCCGGGCTCAAGCCCACCCCCAGCAGCACGCCGCACCCGGGCGCGGTGGCCGGCGGCTCGGCGCCCGCGCCGGCTCCCTCGGCCAGCGGCGGCTGA
- a CDS encoding SMP-30/gluconolactonase/LRE family protein has protein sequence MVVPRQRPPRLIRPVREPATVPPPLEGPWAPTDLRLDHADLLPLPDGAHGPEDVLIDSDGRVISGDEGGRLWWWPADAPAGTRPRLLAETGGRPLGVELDPVGGGLVVCDAYRGLLRVTPDGVVHELTGMAPPVHLADNATVARDGTIYFTDSSDRFPLSHWKRDLLEHRPNGRVLAYDRRTGRTEVVTSGLYFPNGVALTPDESALMLVETATHRLLRIDLPDGRATVLTDLPAYPDNVAAVGDGTYWIALPSPRLPIMERLLPHPRVRQLVALLPGAVQPQPRRYGLVALVDGDGRVLRTLHGPTGAYSMITGVRQHGDVLWLGSLTATGVARVSLA, from the coding sequence ATGGTCGTCCCCCGCCAGCGCCCGCCCCGCCTCATCCGCCCCGTCCGCGAGCCGGCCACCGTGCCCCCGCCGCTGGAGGGACCGTGGGCCCCCACCGACCTCCGGCTCGACCACGCCGACCTGCTGCCGCTGCCGGACGGCGCGCACGGGCCGGAGGACGTGCTGATCGATTCGGACGGCCGGGTGATCAGCGGGGACGAGGGCGGCCGGCTGTGGTGGTGGCCGGCGGACGCGCCGGCGGGCACCCGACCCCGGCTGCTCGCCGAGACCGGCGGCCGACCGCTGGGCGTCGAGCTCGACCCCGTCGGCGGGGGCCTGGTGGTCTGCGACGCCTACCGGGGGCTGCTGCGGGTCACCCCGGACGGCGTGGTGCACGAGCTGACCGGCATGGCGCCGCCGGTGCACCTCGCCGACAACGCCACGGTGGCCCGCGACGGCACGATCTACTTCACCGACTCCTCCGACCGGTTCCCGCTCTCGCACTGGAAACGGGACCTGCTGGAGCACCGGCCCAACGGCCGGGTGCTGGCGTACGACCGGCGGACGGGGCGTACGGAGGTGGTGACGAGCGGGCTCTACTTCCCCAACGGGGTCGCCCTCACCCCGGACGAGTCGGCGCTGATGCTGGTGGAGACGGCCACCCACCGGCTGCTCCGGATCGACCTGCCGGACGGCCGGGCCACCGTGCTGACCGACCTGCCGGCGTACCCGGACAACGTCGCCGCGGTGGGTGACGGGACGTACTGGATCGCCCTGCCCAGCCCCCGTCTGCCGATCATGGAGCGGCTGCTGCCGCATCCCCGGGTACGACAGCTGGTGGCCCTGCTGCCGGGCGCGGTGCAGCCGCAGCCCCGCCGGTACGGCCTGGTCGCGCTGGTCGACGGCGACGGTCGGGTGCTCCGGACGCTGCACGGCCCGACCGGCGCGTACTCGATGATCACCGGGGTCCGGCAGCACGGAGACGTCCTCTGGCTGGGCAGCCTGACCGCGACGGGCGTGGCCCGGGTGAGCCTGGCCTGA
- a CDS encoding STAS domain-containing protein gives MGQHSDRFHVEITVGDQVVDVRAVGEIDIATVGSFRAALWAAPARPVLRLDLSGVRVLSATAVRALVAAHLRIRARGGELVLVDPDPVVARVLRATGLHRVLPVRQSATVGTPEVAELVPA, from the coding sequence ATGGGGCAGCACAGCGACCGGTTCCACGTGGAGATCACCGTCGGCGACCAGGTGGTGGACGTCCGGGCGGTCGGCGAGATCGACATCGCGACCGTCGGGTCGTTCCGGGCCGCGCTGTGGGCGGCCCCGGCCCGCCCGGTGCTCCGGCTGGACCTCTCCGGCGTGCGGGTGCTCTCCGCGACCGCGGTGCGCGCGCTGGTCGCGGCCCATCTGCGGATCCGCGCGCGGGGCGGCGAGCTGGTGCTGGTCGACCCGGATCCGGTGGTGGCCCGGGTGCTGCGCGCCACCGGTCTGCACCGGGTGCTCCCGGTGCGGCAGTCGGCGACCGTGGGCACGCCCGAGGTGGCGGAGCTGGTGCCGGCCTGA
- a CDS encoding FKBP-type peptidyl-prolyl cis-trans isomerase → MDKPEVGPIEGAPPADLVIEDITVGEGPEAQPGQLASVHYVGVAHSTGREFDASWNRGESFEFPLGGGQVIAGWDQGVVGMKVGGRRRLTIPPHLGYGSRGAGGVIKPNETLVFVVDLLGVR, encoded by the coding sequence ATGGACAAGCCCGAGGTAGGCCCGATCGAGGGCGCGCCGCCCGCCGATCTCGTCATCGAGGACATCACCGTCGGCGAGGGCCCGGAGGCCCAGCCGGGTCAGCTGGCCAGCGTGCACTACGTCGGGGTGGCCCACTCGACCGGCCGCGAATTCGACGCGTCGTGGAACCGGGGTGAGTCCTTCGAGTTCCCGCTCGGCGGCGGGCAGGTCATCGCCGGCTGGGACCAGGGCGTGGTGGGCATGAAGGTCGGCGGCCGTCGTCGGCTGACCATCCCGCCGCACCTGGGCTACGGCAGCCGGGGCGCCGGCGGGGTCATCAAGCCGAACGAGACCCTGGTCTTCGTGGTCGACCTGCTCGGCGTCCGCTGA
- a CDS encoding CBS domain-containing protein has translation MRTWQVGDVMTRDVATVGEETPYRRIVDVLIRRGISAVPVVDGFRWVLGVVSEADLLHKVERAGHPDERRVFEGRRRRTAREKADALLAGDLMTAPAVTTFPESSLPAAARLMDREAVKRLPVLDDLGRLVGIVTRGDLLRVHLRTDAEIREDVVQEVLRRVLAVRDGLVTVQVRDGAVTLDGRLDRRTAVDLAGRLAAQVSGVVAVQNAIGYDVDDTTLVEVDPVHPTPIA, from the coding sequence ATGAGAACGTGGCAGGTGGGCGACGTGATGACCAGGGACGTTGCGACGGTCGGGGAGGAGACCCCGTACCGGCGGATCGTCGACGTGCTGATCCGGCGGGGCATCAGCGCCGTGCCGGTGGTGGACGGCTTCCGCTGGGTGCTGGGGGTGGTGTCCGAGGCCGACCTGCTGCACAAGGTGGAGCGGGCCGGGCACCCGGACGAGCGGCGGGTCTTCGAGGGGCGGCGCCGGCGTACCGCCCGGGAGAAGGCGGACGCGCTGCTGGCCGGGGACCTGATGACCGCGCCGGCGGTGACCACCTTCCCGGAGTCGTCGCTCCCGGCGGCGGCCCGGCTGATGGACCGCGAGGCGGTCAAGCGGCTCCCGGTGCTGGACGACCTCGGTCGGCTGGTCGGCATCGTGACCCGCGGCGACCTGCTCCGGGTGCACCTGCGCACCGACGCGGAGATCCGCGAGGACGTGGTGCAGGAGGTGCTGCGCCGGGTGCTCGCCGTGCGGGACGGCCTGGTCACCGTCCAGGTCCGCGACGGCGCGGTCACCCTGGACGGCCGGCTGGACCGGCGGACCGCCGTCGATCTCGCCGGCCGGCTCGCGGCCCAGGTCAGCGGCGTGGTCGCGGTCCAGAACGCGATCGGGTACGACGTGGACGACACCACCCTGGTCGAGGTGGATCCGGTGCACCCCACCCCGATCGCCTGA
- a CDS encoding helical backbone metal receptor — MRVVSLVPSLTEAVALTRPEVLVGATDWCTHPGGLDVARVGGSKYPDLARVLALRPDLVLLNEEENRRADADALLAAGVPVRVTFPRTVPEALTELAELAGTLGATTEPDWLVAARRAWAALPEPGALRRAVVPVWRRPWVVLGSGTFAGDVLRRLGVANLYAEHAERYPRPDLAELRARRPELVVLPDEPYRFTADDGPESFPGVPCALVSGRHLTWYGPSLAEAPALLAAQLAHPG; from the coding sequence GTGCGGGTGGTGTCCCTGGTGCCGTCCCTGACCGAGGCGGTGGCGCTGACCCGCCCCGAGGTGCTGGTCGGGGCGACGGACTGGTGCACCCACCCGGGCGGGCTGGACGTCGCGCGGGTGGGTGGCAGCAAGTACCCGGACCTGGCCCGGGTGCTCGCGCTCCGGCCCGACCTGGTCCTGCTCAACGAGGAGGAGAACCGGCGGGCCGACGCCGACGCCCTGCTCGCGGCCGGGGTGCCGGTACGGGTCACCTTCCCGCGTACGGTGCCCGAGGCGCTGACCGAGCTGGCCGAGCTGGCCGGCACGCTCGGCGCGACCACCGAGCCGGACTGGCTCGTGGCGGCCCGCCGGGCGTGGGCCGCCCTGCCCGAGCCCGGCGCGCTCCGCCGGGCGGTCGTACCCGTGTGGCGCCGGCCGTGGGTCGTGCTCGGCAGCGGGACGTTCGCCGGCGACGTGCTGCGCCGGCTCGGCGTGGCGAACCTGTACGCCGAGCACGCCGAGCGCTACCCCCGGCCCGACCTGGCCGAGCTGCGGGCGCGCCGGCCGGAGCTGGTGGTGCTGCCGGACGAGCCGTACCGGTTCACCGCCGACGACGGACCGGAGTCGTTCCCCGGCGTGCCCTGCGCGCTGGTCTCCGGGCGGCACCTGACCTGGTACGGCCCATCCCTCGCCGAGGCCCCCGCGCTGCTCGCCGCCCAGCTCGCCCACCCCGGCTGA
- a CDS encoding Asp23/Gls24 family envelope stress response protein has protein sequence MTGTLPRRGSAAPTGSDATPDRWPDERIARLAENAARHAPGVYAPAATVCADGRAARVDLDLAVDHGEHLPTVAEAVRRRVAAQVEAHTGLTVAGVTVTVVDLLLPEQGGSTTPPGSGG, from the coding sequence ATGACCGGCACCCTGCCCCGCCGCGGATCCGCCGCGCCCACCGGCTCCGACGCCACCCCGGACCGCTGGCCGGACGAGCGGATCGCCCGGCTCGCCGAGAACGCCGCGCGACACGCCCCGGGGGTCTACGCCCCGGCGGCGACCGTTTGCGCCGACGGCCGGGCCGCCCGCGTCGACCTCGACCTCGCGGTCGACCACGGCGAGCACCTTCCGACGGTCGCCGAGGCCGTACGCCGCCGGGTGGCCGCCCAGGTCGAGGCGCACACCGGCCTGACCGTGGCCGGCGTCACCGTCACCGTGGTGGACCTGCTCCTGCCGGAGCAGGGCGGCAGCACCACGCCGCCGGGGAGCGGAGGTTGA
- a CDS encoding GNAT family N-acetyltransferase, with protein sequence MSIFLTTARLTLREFTAADAALLTELDGDPDVMRYLTGGRPTPPAEIRERVLPRMLAAYRRPPGWGWWAAERRRDGTFLGWFEFRPTTDGDPREVELGYRLRRAVWGAGYATEGARSLVDKGFAELGVARIVATTMAVNRGSRRVMEKAGLTYVRTFHQDWPEAIEGSEHGEVEYALTRREWRDGRAVRSPVTGGTPNPRPPAGARGGGHL encoded by the coding sequence GTGTCGATCTTCCTCACCACCGCCCGGCTGACGCTGCGCGAGTTCACCGCCGCCGACGCGGCGCTGCTCACCGAGCTGGACGGCGACCCGGACGTGATGCGATACCTCACCGGGGGGCGCCCCACCCCGCCGGCGGAAATCCGCGAGCGGGTGCTGCCCCGGATGCTGGCCGCGTACCGGCGGCCGCCGGGCTGGGGCTGGTGGGCCGCGGAGCGGCGGCGCGACGGCACCTTCCTGGGCTGGTTCGAGTTCCGGCCGACCACGGATGGCGACCCCCGGGAGGTCGAGCTGGGCTACCGGCTGCGCCGGGCCGTCTGGGGGGCCGGGTACGCCACCGAGGGGGCCCGGTCCCTGGTCGACAAGGGCTTCGCCGAGCTGGGTGTGGCACGGATCGTCGCCACCACCATGGCGGTCAACCGCGGGTCGCGGCGGGTGATGGAGAAGGCCGGACTGACGTACGTGCGGACCTTCCACCAGGACTGGCCGGAGGCGATCGAGGGATCCGAGCACGGCGAGGTGGAGTACGCGCTGACCCGGCGGGAGTGGCGGGACGGGCGGGCCGTCCGCTCCCCCGTCACCGGCGGGACACCGAACCCCCGCCCGCCGGCCGGTGCGCGCGGCGGGGGCCACCTCTAG
- a CDS encoding PDDEXK family nuclease: MIDVLDSGRSTDRRMDLAKMTSTGSEDATWLRPITAGGAPLLTRAGQVVYASRRLSELVHGRPPGITGHQWSTAIREGFDQVVCAADTGRPLFAVDLAAPPAAGSPEQRAERMKSAVCAAVGLAVLRIESPTLRGADHGRGIVEYVIDARGYADATAAGPAGTEPVGFRDIIGRLPDGRSGHVNDLGALTRAAVVEAYVDRRLADPIVRGLHARWKAGPAEGWSWVEVRPGRCLVERVQVFPQRFFCGVDPARLAEDLSALAVGERLRGLDAAEPPLVDRDELRRDIRLLASRRDELAGGFAFEHLCAD, translated from the coding sequence ATGATCGACGTCCTAGACTCGGGCCGGTCGACCGACCGACGGATGGATCTGGCGAAGATGACGAGCACCGGCAGCGAGGACGCGACCTGGCTGCGTCCGATCACGGCCGGGGGCGCGCCCCTGCTCACCCGGGCCGGTCAGGTCGTGTACGCGTCCCGCCGGCTCAGCGAGCTGGTGCACGGGCGACCACCGGGCATCACCGGACACCAGTGGAGCACCGCCATCCGGGAGGGCTTCGACCAGGTGGTCTGCGCCGCGGACACCGGCCGGCCGCTGTTCGCCGTGGACCTCGCCGCGCCGCCGGCGGCCGGCTCGCCGGAGCAGCGCGCCGAACGGATGAAGAGCGCGGTCTGCGCGGCGGTCGGCCTGGCGGTGCTGCGCATCGAGTCACCGACGTTGCGCGGCGCCGACCACGGCCGCGGGATCGTCGAGTACGTCATCGACGCGCGCGGCTACGCGGACGCCACCGCGGCCGGGCCGGCGGGGACCGAGCCGGTCGGGTTCCGTGACATCATCGGCCGGCTGCCCGACGGCCGCAGCGGACACGTCAACGACCTGGGCGCGCTGACCCGGGCCGCCGTCGTGGAGGCGTACGTGGACCGGCGGCTCGCCGACCCCATCGTCCGGGGGCTGCACGCGCGCTGGAAGGCCGGCCCGGCCGAGGGCTGGAGCTGGGTCGAGGTGCGGCCCGGACGGTGCCTGGTCGAGCGGGTCCAGGTCTTCCCGCAGCGGTTCTTCTGCGGAGTGGACCCGGCGCGGCTCGCCGAGGACCTGTCCGCCCTGGCGGTCGGGGAGCGGCTGCGCGGCCTCGACGCGGCTGAGCCGCCGCTGGTGGACCGGGACGAGCTCCGCCGCGACATCCGGCTCCTCGCGTCCCGTCGGGACGAGCTGGCGGGCGGCTTCGCCTTCGAGCATCTCTGCGCCGACTGA